A stretch of the Ptychodera flava strain L36383 chromosome 18, AS_Pfla_20210202, whole genome shotgun sequence genome encodes the following:
- the LOC139117924 gene encoding hyalin-like, giving the protein MGKDRLFASLDAILVEYEKLYKLACWLKGGTYVGQGVLATSVLISVQLAAVVTDPGQATAVVTWTSPNATDNSGSVTLSSNYQPGAEFVIGSTIVSYNATDPFGNVDSCNFNVTVTDDEPPTILCPDNIDVDTEPGEATVVVNWTQPNATDNSGYVTVTSDYQSGTEFSIGSTSIHYNASDPSGNVDSCQFNVTVPDVVNPEIICPGDIEVVTDPDKPQQFVTWTSPNATDNSGSVTLSSNYQPGAELVIGSTIISYNATDPFGNVDSCNFNVTVTDVENPSIICPDDIEEYTDPGEDTAVVTWSQPNATDNSGSVNVTSNYQQGSNFVIGSTVVYYNASDPYGNVDSCLFTVTVIDDEPPTILCPDNIDVDPEPGEATVVVNWTQPNATDNSGYVTVTSDYQSGTEFSIGSTSIHYNASDPSGNVDSCQFNVTVPGRLWFLLKPKTPA; this is encoded by the exons ATGGGCAAAGACAGGCTCTTTGCATCCTTGGATGCCATACTGGTGGAGTATGAGAAATTATATAAGTTGGCGTGCTGGCTTAAAGGTGGCACATATGTGGGCCAGGGAGTGTTGGCCACCAGTGTTCTTATCAGTGTCCAATTGGCCGCTGTTG TAACAGACCCCGGACAAGCCACAGCAGTTGTCACATGGACATCACCTAACGCTACTGATAATTCAGGAAGTGTGACCCTATCCAGTAACTATCAACCAGGAGCTGAGTTTGTCATCGGTTCTACAATAGTCTCCTACAATGCTACTGATCCTTTCGGCAATGTGGATTCATGTAATTTCAATGTGACTGTAACAG ATGATGAACCTCCGACTATCCTGTGTCCTGACAACATTGATGTGGACACTGAACCTGGAGAAGCTACAGTTGTTGTCAATTGGACACAGCCAAATGCTACTGATAATTCAGGTTATGTTACAGTAACGAGTGACTATCAATCAGGAACTGAGTTCAGCATCGGTTCTACATCTATCCATTACAATGCAAGTGATCCTTCTGGAAATGTGGATTCATGTCAGTTCAATGTGACAGTACCTG ATGTTGTCAATCCTGAAATCATCTGTCCTGGTGATATTGAAGTAGTAACAGACCCGGACAAGCCACAGCAGTTTGTCACATGGACATCACCTAACGCTACTGATAATTCAGGAAGTGTGACCCTATCCAGTAACTATCAACCAGGAGCTGAGTTAGTCATCGGTTCTACAATAATCTCCTACAATGCTACTGATCCTTTTGGCAATGTGGATTCATGTAATTTCAATGTGACTGTAACAG ATGTTGAAAATCCGAGCATCATCTGCCCTGACGACATTGAAGAATACACAGACCCTGGAGAAGATACAGCAGTTGTTACTTGGTCACAGCCTAATGCTACTGACAATTCAGGAAGTGTGAATGTAACTAGTAATTATCAACAAGGATCTAATTTTGTCATCGGTTCTACAGTAGTCTACTATAATGCTAGTGACCCTTATGGAAATGTGGATTCATGTCTCTTTACTGTGACAGTCATTG ATGATGAACCTCCGACTATCCTGTGTCCTGACAACATTGATGTGGACCCTGAACCTGGAGAAGCTACAGTTGTTGTCAATTGGACACAGCCAAATGCTACTGATAATTCAGGTTATGTTACAGTAACGAGTGACTATCAATCAGGAACTGAGTTCAGCATCGGTTCTACATCTATCCATTACAATGCAAGTGATCCTTCTGGAAATGTGGATTCATGTCAGTTCAATGTGACAGTACCTGGTAGGTTGTGGTTTCTCTTGAAGCCTAAGACGCCGGCCTAG